The Monodelphis domestica isolate mMonDom1 chromosome 7, mMonDom1.pri, whole genome shotgun sequence genome window below encodes:
- the DNAJC25 gene encoding dnaJ homolog subfamily C member 25 has translation MVAAAPPGERGDEGSGSCCCSRRLPPAPATWPGAGGRQWLLLVLPLLLLSGRAGALVKGLYCGSHNCYDVLGVSRKAGKAEIARAYRQLARRHHPDLVRRAGGESLESAQETFLLVATAYEVLKDEETRKDYDYMLDHPEEYYSHYYHYYSRRLAPKVDVRIVIIVTVCAISVFQFFSWWSSYNEAINYLATVPKYRIQAIEIAKQQGLLNKAKEKGKNRRSKEEIREEEENIIKNIIKSKIDIKGGYQKPKVGDILLFKIILAPYHLCAYVVWYCRWIYHFNIKGQKYGEEERLYLIRKYMKMSESQFDSLEDHQKETFLKRKLWIKENYEVYKQEQEEELKKKMANDSRWKRYRRWMKNEGPGRLTFVDD, from the exons ATGGTGGCGGCGGCGCCCCCCGGGGAGCGCGGCGATGAAGGGAGCGGGTCTTGCTGCTGCAGCCGCCGCCTGCCTCCCGCGCCCGCCACCTGGCCTGGCGCTGGGGGCCGGCAGTGGCTGCTGTTGGtactgccgctgctgctgctgtcgGGCCGGGCTGGGGCTCTGGTAAAGGGGCTCTACTGCGGCTCGCACAACTGCTACGACGTGCTCGGGGTGAGCCGCAAGGCAGGCAAGGCGGAGATCGCGCGCGCCTACCGGCAGCTCGCGCGTCGCCACCACCCGGACCTAGTGCGGCGCGCCGGCGGCGAGAGCCTCGAGAGCGCGCAGGAGACCTTTCTGCTGGTGGCCACTGCCTACGAGGTCCTCAAG GATGAAGAAACACGTAAAGATTATGATTATATGCTGGATCATCCTGAAGAGTACTATAGCCATTATTATCACTACTACAGTCGACGATTAGCTCCTAAAGTAGATGTCAGAATTGTCATTATCGTCACTGTGTGTGCTATCTCCGTGTTTcag tTTTTCAGCTGGTGGAGTAGCTATAATGAGGCCATCAACTACCTAGCCACAGTGCCAAAGTATCGTATTCAAGCTATTGAAATTGCCAAGCAGCAAGGGCTGCTTAACAAAGCCAAAGAGAAGGGCAAAAACAGACGATCCAAGGAAGAAATCcgtgaggaggaagaaaacatcatcaaaaatataataaaaagtaaaatagatataaaaggAGGCTATCAGAAACCTAAAGTAGGTGATATTttactatttaaaattattttagctcCTTATCACCTGTGTGCATACGTAGTCTGGTATTGCCGGTggatttatcattttaatataaaAGGCCAAAAGTATGGAGAAGAAGAGAGGCTATATCTCATTcgtaaatatatgaaaatgtctGAATCTCAGTTTGACAGTCTAGAAGATCATCAGAAAGAAACTTTTCTTAAACGGAAACTGTGGATAAAAGAGAACTATGAA GTCTACAAACAGGAACAAGAGGaggaactgaagaagaaaatggcaaatgactcccgATGGAAGAGATACAGGAGATGGATGAAGAATGAGGGACCTGGGAGATTAACTTTTGTTGATGACTAA